A segment of the Bradyrhizobium sp. CCBAU 53340 genome:
GTTTGGGCTCAATCTGCCGCTCGACGCATTCGCCATGCAGATCTCGCGGGAGGCGATCGGGATCAGGTTCAAGCCTGACATCGCCGACGATCCTGCCGGCTGGCGCTTCTCACTGTGCTCGCCGTCGCCCTCGCATCGCCTCGCGATCGCGGACGGCTCGCGCGCCGCTGGCGGCCTGCGCATCAGCCGCAATGCCTGGCCGCTCCAGGAAGCGGCAGAATGAGCCCGGCGCGGTTGCGCGTCTTTCCGGCAATCTCGCGCAACCGCGATCCCAAGACATATATTGGCGAACTGATGCGGGTGGCGGAGTTCGCCGACCGCAACGGCTTCGAAGGCATCTTGCTGTTCGAAGGCAACGACGTGTTCGTCGAGCCCTGGGCCATGGCCCAGCACATCATCGCCGCGACCACACACTCTTCGCCGCTGATCGCCGTCAATCCGGTCTACATGCACCCGTTCACGGCTGCGAAATTCGTCTCGTCCTTCGCGCAGCTCCACGGCCGCAGGGTCTATCTCAACATGATCACGGGGACTGCGATCAGCGACTTGCAGGGGCTGGGGGACGAGCAGTCGCATGCGGACCGCTATGTCCGGCTCAGTGAGTTCGTCGCCCTGACGCGCCAGTTGCTCGCAAGCCCACGGCCGGTGAATTTCGACGGCCGGTTCTACCGGGCCAGCAATCTGCAACTCCGACCGCGGCTGCCGGTCGAGTTGATGCCGGAATTTCTCGTCGCGGGGCAATCGGAAGCGGCACAGCGCGTCGCGGCTGAGACCGGCTGCATCAAGATGCAGATGCTGCCGCCCGATCTCGACCGCGGCCTCACCGCATCAGGCATGAATTTTGGCATCTTCGCGCGCGAGAGCGGCGAGGAGGCTCGACGGGCGGCGATGGCGCGCTTCCGCGACGATCCCGATGATCGCGAGTTGCTCGCGCTCACTGTGGAAAACTCGGATTCCGTCTGGAAGCGGAAGCTCTATGACGGCCAGAGCGGCGAGCTTCACGACAATGGCTACTGGCTCCTGCCGTTCCTCACTTTCCAGGCCGACTGCCCCTATCTCGTCGGCAGCTATGCCGAGATCGGCGCGAAGCTCAGGGATTTCGCGGCGAAGGGCCTGACCACTGTCATGCTCGACATGGTCGCGGACGAGGCCGAGATGCAGCACGTCTGCAAGGCGCTCAGGGCGAGCGGGATGTTTTGACGACTGATCACACTGCCTCCGCATCGTCATTGCGGGCGGAGCGAAGCAATCCAGGATCTTTCCGTAGAGGCAGTCTGGATTGCTTCGCTCCGCTCGCAATGACGGAGGGTCTATCCAGCGAAAATCACCGCGCCTCTTCGAAACCCGCCAGCACCGAGGTCAGGTTCGCGCCGAGGATGTCGGAGAGATAGCCGCCCTCCTGCACGAACACGGTCGGCAGGCCCATCTTCGCAATGGCCTGGCCGATGCGGCGGAAGCCGGGCGTGGTGACGGCAAGGCCCTTCAGCGGGTCGTGCTCGGAGGCATCGAGGCCGAGCGCAATCACGAGCGCGCCCGGCGCAAAGGATTCGATCGCCTTGCGCGCGACATCCATCGCCTTGATATAGCCGTCATCGCCCGTGCCGATCGGCAAGGGAATGTTGAGATTGGCGCCGAGGCCAGGGCCCTCGCCGCGCTCATGGGCATAGCCCCACACATAGGGATAATAGGCGATCGGATCGGCGTGAATCGAGACCGTGTAGACGTCAGGCCTCGCGTAGAAAATACCCTGCGTGCCATTGCCATGGTGAACGTCGACATCGAGGATCACGACGCGCTCGTGCTTCTGCCGCAGATGCGCGGCGGCGATCGCGCTGTTGTTAAGGAAGCAGAAGCCGCCGGCCATGTCGCGATAGGCGTGATGGCCTGGCGGGCGGCAGAGCGCGTAGGTCGCGTCTTCGCCGTCCATCACCATCTGCGCCGCCGTGACTGCAACATCCGTCGCGGCACACGCCGCGGCCCAGGTGCCCGGCCCGATCGGTGCTGCGGTATCGGCGGTGTGCCAGCCGAGCTTACCGACGATGTGCGTCGGATAGGTCGCGGCATGTCGCACGGGATGGATGTTGCCGATCATCTCCGGACCGGAATCGCCGAGCGCCGTCCAGGCATCCCAGGCTTCGCTCAGGAACGACAGATATTCCGGGCTGTGAATGCGCGCCCGCGGACCCTGGCCGAATGTGGTCGGCTCGACCAGTTGGTGCTTGCCGTCCTTCAGCCCCTTGAGCAGACGGTCGGCGCGCTCAGGCTGCTCGGTGGTACGCTTGACAACGCCGCGGACCAGGAAGAATTGCGGATCGTGGCTGCGGTGCAGTTCGGTATGGACGGCTTTCACTCAAACACTCCGTGCTCTTTAAATGTGCCGCAGAGTTTCTTGATCCTTGCGGCGGCCAGATGCAAGCAAGAAGAATGC
Coding sequences within it:
- a CDS encoding LLM class flavin-dependent oxidoreductase produces the protein MSPARLRVFPAISRNRDPKTYIGELMRVAEFADRNGFEGILLFEGNDVFVEPWAMAQHIIAATTHSSPLIAVNPVYMHPFTAAKFVSSFAQLHGRRVYLNMITGTAISDLQGLGDEQSHADRYVRLSEFVALTRQLLASPRPVNFDGRFYRASNLQLRPRLPVELMPEFLVAGQSEAAQRVAAETGCIKMQMLPPDLDRGLTASGMNFGIFARESGEEARRAAMARFRDDPDDRELLALTVENSDSVWKRKLYDGQSGELHDNGYWLLPFLTFQADCPYLVGSYAEIGAKLRDFAAKGLTTVMLDMVADEAEMQHVCKALRASGMF
- a CDS encoding histone deacetylase family protein, with protein sequence MKAVHTELHRSHDPQFFLVRGVVKRTTEQPERADRLLKGLKDGKHQLVEPTTFGQGPRARIHSPEYLSFLSEAWDAWTALGDSGPEMIGNIHPVRHAATYPTHIVGKLGWHTADTAAPIGPGTWAAACAATDVAVTAAQMVMDGEDATYALCRPPGHHAYRDMAGGFCFLNNSAIAAAHLRQKHERVVILDVDVHHGNGTQGIFYARPDVYTVSIHADPIAYYPYVWGYAHERGEGPGLGANLNIPLPIGTGDDGYIKAMDVARKAIESFAPGALVIALGLDASEHDPLKGLAVTTPGFRRIGQAIAKMGLPTVFVQEGGYLSDILGANLTSVLAGFEEAR